One genomic segment of Cannabis sativa cultivar Pink pepper isolate KNU-18-1 unplaced genomic scaffold, ASM2916894v1 Contig5, whole genome shotgun sequence includes these proteins:
- the LOC115712168 gene encoding probable protein phosphatase 2C 15 produces the protein MASGEGRRNHHTLVPLAALISREMKTEKMEKPTVRCGNAAQSRKGEDYFLIKTDCQRVPGSPSSTFSAFAIFDGHNGNAAAIYTKENLLNHVLGALPRGLGRDEWLQALPRALVAGFVKTDKEFQSRGETSGTTATFVIVDGWTVTVASVGDSRCILDTQGGAVSTLTVDHRLEENIEERERVTASGGEVGRLSIVGGAEIGPLRCWPGGLCLSRSIGDMDVGEFIVPIPYVKQVKLSRAGGRLIIASDGIWDALSSDMAAKSCRGLPAELAARQVVKEALRTRGLKDDTTCVVVDIIPPDAPEQPSTPPKKQSRLRALFRKKSRDSVSKLSKKLSAVGIVEELFEEGSAMLAERLGTEEPTGQSTTGIFMCAVCQVDLAPSEGISVHAGSIFSTSAKPWQGPFLCSDCRNKKDAMEGKRPSGVKVA, from the exons atgGCATCTGGTGAAGGGAGAAGGAACCATCATACTCTTGTACCTCTTGCTGCACTGATTAGCAGAGAAATGAAGACTGAAAAGATGGAAAAACCAACTGTGAGATGTGGGAATGCTGCTCAATCTAGGAAAGGAGAAGACTATTTTCTCATCAAGACTGATTGTCAACGAGTCCCTGGAAGTCCTTCATCTACTTTCTCTGCATTTGCT atttttgatgGGCACAATGGAAATGCGGCTGCAATATATACAAAGGAGAATCTGTTGAATCATGTTTTGGGTGCCCTACCCCGCGGCCTAGGGCGAGACGAGTGGCTGCAAGCTTTACCTCGAGCATTGGTTGCGGGGTTTGTAAAGACAGACAAAGAATTTCAGAGCAGAG GTGAAACTTCTGGAACTACAGCCACATTTGTAATAGTAGACGGGTGGACGGTGACAGTGGCATCTGTTGGAGATTCGCGTTGTATTTTAGATACTCAAGGTGGCGCTGTTTCTACTTTAACCGTTGATCATAGGCTCGAAGAGAACATAGAAGA GAGAGAACGCGTTACTGCTAGTGGTGGTGAAGTCGGGAGGCTTAGCATTGTTGGCGGAGCAGAG ATTGGTCCTCTTCGATGTTGGCCTGGGGGATTATGCCTTTCTAGATCAATTGGAGACATGGATGTTGGCGAGTTTATTGTTCCAATACCATATGTCAAACAAGTGAAG TTATCTCGTGCAGGTGGGAGGCTTATAATTGCTTCTGATGGCATTTGGGATGCTTTATCCTCGGATATGGCTGCAAAATCTTGCCGTGGTTTGCCAGCCGAACTTGCTGCTAGACAAGTTGTAAAG GAGGCTTTAAGGACAAGGGGTCTAAAGGATGATACAACCTGCGTAGTTGTTGACATTATTCCTCCAGATGCACCGGAACAACCTTCAACTCCCCCGAAAAAGCAGAGCAGGCTTAGAGCTCTGTTTAGGAAGAAGTCCCGTGATTCTGTTAGTAAACTTTCGAAGAAACTATCAGCTGTTGGAATCGTTGAAGAACTTTTCGAGGAGGGCTCAGCAATGCTTGCAGAAAG ACTAGGAACCGAGGAACCAACGGGACAATCAACAACCGGAATATTCATGTGTGCTGTATGTCAAGTTGATCTTGCTCCAAGTGAGGGAATCTCAGTTCATGCCGGCTCCATCTTCTCCACGAGCGCCAAGCCTTGGCAAGGTCCATTCCTCTGCTCCGATTGTCGTAATAAAAAGGATGCCATGGAAGGAAAACGCCCGAGCGGAGTTAAAGTAGCTTAG
- the LOC133033379 gene encoding receptor-like kinase TMK4 has product MKLSQFTPTPSFFFLIFAATISVAGATIDNDAAVMSSLLKAISPAPTGWSHSTNYCSKWRGVCCSSTGRVTAINLPNLSLTGTLPSNLASLSQLTSLNLKGNCFSGQLPSFANHSVIQEIFLDHNKFASLPVACFQGLTDLRVLTMDNNLNLPQWDFPIELIESPNLVNLSMFNSHVKKVDILGTNSYCRDTLGPCDWQVMVLLEVAKDLGYPSMLADSWRGNDVCKGWNYVKCDSQEKKVEVVNFHKRHFSGKISAAFGKLTELRNLWLNDNNLIGSIPYELTLLPHLLLLNVSYNNLSGKIPKFNNSMVKLITIGNPLLLGNYSDGTSSNGTAPVYTGI; this is encoded by the exons ATGAAACTCTCTCAATTCACTCCCAcaccttccttcttctttctcatcTTCGCCGCCACTATCTCGGTGGCCGGTGCCACCATAGACAATGACGCCGCCGTTATGTCAAGCCTCCTCAAGGCCATATCTCCTGCCCCAACAGGCTGGTCTCACTCCACTAACTATTGTTCGAAATGGAGAGGCGTATGTTGTAGCTCAACCGGCCGAGTAACCGCCATTAACTTACCGAATCTCTCTCTAACCGGAACTCTCCCTTCGAATCTCGCTTCTCTTTCACAACTCACTTCCTTAAATCTCAAAGGCAATTGCTTTTCTGGGCAATTGCCTTCTTTCGCTAACCATTCTGTGATCCAAGAAATCTTCTTGGATCATAACAAGTTCGCGTCTTTACCCGTCGCTTGTTTTCAAGGACTAACCGATTTGAGAGTGTTGACAATGGATAATAATCTCAATCTACCCCAATGGGATTTTCCCATTGAGCTTATTGAGTCACCAAACTTGGTCAATCTAAGCATG TTCAATTCTCATGTGAAAAAGGTTGATATTTTAGGTACCAACAGCTATTGTAGGGACACTTTAGGACCTTGTGATTGGCAAGTGATGGTGTTGCTTGAAGTGGCTAAAGATTTGGGTTATCCTTCTATGTTGGCAGATTCTTGGCGAGGTAATGATGTTTGTAAAGGTTGGAATTATGTTAAGTGTGATTCACAAGAGAAAAAAGTTGAGGTAGTGAATTTTCACAAGAGGCATTTTAGTGGGAAAATCTCTGCTGCTTTTGGTAAACTAACAGAGTTGAGAAATTTGTGGTTGAATGACAATAACTTGATTGGTTCCATACCATATGAGTTAACACTCTTGCCTCATCTTTTGTTACTTAATGTTTCTTATAACAATCTTAGTGGAAAGATTCCTAAGTTTAATAATTCTATGGTGAAGTTAATTACTATTGGTAATCCACTACTGTTGGGGAATTATAGTGATGGAACTTCATCCAATGGTACTGCTCCTGTTTACACTGGTATATAA
- the LOC115712166 gene encoding receptor protein kinase TMK1 has product MELSQLTHQTPLTLFFFLCFIFTTTTIADDESAAMADLLASISPTPLSWSNSVNYCDNWKGIECSSSGKVTTINLANHSLMGTLPSNLNSLKKLTFLNLQGNSLNGSLPLLSNLSLLKQIYLDSNNFTSVPSGCFQGLKSLLTLSMSQNSNLNPWQFPTELVDSSNLVTLSISSCNMFGSIPDVFDSFPNLEILKLSKNRLTGSLPQSFAVTKIRILWLNGQQRGLSGTIDVLSKMTKLYQVWLQENQMTGPISDLSKLDTLFDLQLRDNVFTGVVPSTLMSISSLRNVTLSNNMLQGPLPSFPSTLTNVDLTGTNSFCKDTWGPCDDQVMTLLEVAKDLGYPLELANSWKGNDACENWKYVDCDYSVGNNNNNNSNNVVSVDFQRWQLSGLISPAFGNLTTLRSLFLNDNNLTGSIPFSLTLLTQLEILDVSNNNLSGVIPIFPPKVKLITLGNPLLKKSRNLRKVKERKIVLKAALATTASVIGVLMIFLVLCWRKLSCLRKEKNPAQRSIEDFLRSCGPLQVRRYSYSEVKKMTNSFKEKLGQGGFGSVYKGKILQDGSLVAVKLLHELKTNGEEFINEVATISRTSHVNIVSLLGFCFEGTKKALIYEFMANGSLERFVFEDNNKLDWDTNYQISLGIARGLEYLHRGCNTRILHFDIKPHNILLDADFVPKVSDFGLAKICNRKESLISVLGLRGTIGYIAPEVFSRVFGGVSYKSDVYSYGMMVLEIVGGRKNVNVRVENSSEIYFPHWVYNRLELDEEFSLKRISNEEDRVKVRKMIIVSLWCIQTDPSCRPTMSKVIEMLEGSVDFLELPPKPFLSSPSKFTPADQSSSSTSPLSHSYTSFL; this is encoded by the exons ATGGAACTTTCTCAACTTACTCATCAAACTCCTCTTACccttttcttcttcctctgtTTCATcttcaccaccaccaccattgcCGACGATGAATCAGCCGCCATGGCAGACCTTCTGGCCTCAATCTCACCCACCCCATTAAGCTGGTCAAACTCGGTCAACTACTGTGATAATTGGAAAGGAATCGAGTGCAGTTCCTCTGGAAAAGTCACCACCATTAACTTAGCTAATCACTCTCTAATGGGAACTCTCCCTTCAAATCTTAATTCTCTCAAAAAACTCACTTTTCTTAATTTACAAGGCAATTCCTTAAATGGGTCTTTGCCTTTGTTATCTAATCTCTCTTTACTCAAACAAATCTATCTTGATAGTAACAATTTCACTTCAGTACCTTCTGGATGTTTCCAAGGACTTAAAAGTTTGTTAACTTTAAGTATGAGCCAGAATTCAAATCTCAATCCTTGGCAATTTCCAACTGAACTTGTTGATTCATCCAACTTGGTTACTCTATCAATCTCTAGCTGTAACATGTTTGGTTCAATACCAGATGTTTTTGATTCATTTCCCAATTTGGAAATCTTAAAGCTTTCGAAAAATCGTTTGACAGGATCTTTACCACAAAGTTTTGCTGTAACAAAGATTCGAATCCTCTGGCTCAATGGTCAGCAGAGAGGTTTGTCTGGTACCATTGATGTGTTATCGAAAATGACAAAGTTGTACCAAGTTTGGCTACAAGAGAATCAAATGACAGGTCCGATCTCGGACCTTTCGAAATTGGACACCCTTTTTGATCTTCAACTTCGTGATAATGTCTTCACAG GTGTAGTTCCAAGCACTCTGATGTCTATTTCGAGCTTGCGAAATGTCACACTATCTAACAACATGTTGCAGGGTCCTCTCCCTTCATTTCCATCGACATTAACCAATGTTGATCTCACCGGCACTAATAGCTTTTGTAAAGACACTTGGGGACCTTGTGATGATCAAGTCATGACTTTGCTTGAAGTTGCTAAAGATTTGGGGTACCCTTTGGAATTAGCAAACTCATGGAAAGGAAATGATGCTTGTGAGAATTGGAAGTATGTTGATTGTGATTATTCAGTtgggaataataataataataatagtaataatgttGTAAGTGTTGATTTTCAAAGGTGGCAATTGTCTGGTTTGATATCCCCTGCTTTTGGTAATCTCACAACTTTGAGAAGTTTGTTTTTGAATGATAATAATCTCACTGGTTCCATACCATTTAGCTTGACCCTTTTGACTCAACTTGAAATTCTTGATGTTTCTAATAACAATCTTTCTGGGGTGATTCCTATTTTTCCACCCAAAGTGAAGTTAATTACTTTAGGTAATCCTTTATTGAAGAAATCAAGGAACTTGAGAAAAG TTAAAGAAAGAAAGATTGTGCTTAAAGCAGCTTTAG CTACAACAGCATCTGTAATTGGGGTACTCATGATTTTCTTGGTCTTATGCTGGAGAAAGCTTTCATGTTTGAGAAAGGAGAAAAATCCTGCTCAGAGAAGTATTGAGGATTTTCTAAGGAGCTGTGGACCACTTCAAGTTAGAAGATACAGTTATTCTGAGGTTAAGAAAATGACCAATTCCTTCAAAGAAAAATTAGGCCAAGGAGGCTTTGGTAGTGTCTACAAAGGAAAGATCTTACAAGATGGTTCACTTGTTGCTGTGAAACTTTTACATGAATTAAAAACAAATGGAGAAGAATTCATCAATGAAGTTGCAACCATAAGTAGAACTTCACATGTCAACATTGtctctttgttgggtttttgtTTTGAGGGTACTAAGAAAGCTCTCATCTATGAATTCATGGCCAATGGATCTCTTGAGAGGTTTGTCTTTGAAGATAATAATAAATTGGATTGGGATACAAATTATCAAATCTCACTTGGGATTGCTAGAGGATTAGAGTACTTACACCGCGGTTGCAACACAAGGATTTTGCATTTCGATATTAAGCCTCACAATATTCTTCTCGACGCAGATTTTGTGCCCAAAGTCTCTGATTTCGGGCTAGCCAAGATTTGTAACAGAAAAGAAAGTCTAATCTCTGTGTTGGGTTTAAGAGGGACTATTGGCTATATTGCTCCTGAAGTGTTTAGTAGAGTGTTTGGTGGGGTGTCATATAAGTCTGATGTTTATAGTTATGGAATGATGGTTCTTGAAATTGTGGGAGGGAGAAAGAATGTTAATGTTAGAGTTGAAAATAGTAGTGAAATATATTTTCCTCATTGGGTTTATAATAGACTTGAGTTAGATGAAGAGTTTAGTTTGAAGAGAATAAGCAATGAAGAAGATAGAGTTAAAGTGAGAAAAATGATCATAGTGAGTTTGTGGTGCATACAAACTGACCCTTCATGTAGGCCAACAATGAGTAAAGTGATAGAAATGTTGGAAGGGAGTGTTGATTTTTTGGAATTACCACCTAAGCCTTTCTTGTCTTCACCTTCAAAATTTACACCAGCTGATCAATCCTCTTCTTCTACATCACCACTTTCTCATTCCTATACCTCATTTTTGTAG